In the Terriglobia bacterium genome, CTATCCGCGGATCTCCGAGAATGTACGTTCCTGAGGTAATGCCCGTGCCCGCCGTCTTAGTCAGGCGAATCTTTTCAAAGTCTTTGTTATTGACGACAATCGCATCGGCCTCGTACAGGCTGTCGTTAATTTGGGTTATGGCGTGCGAAAGGGTATCGATATAAGTGTCGCCAGAGGCGTTATACCCGGTATCGTATGCGGTCGCGTTCTGGATAAGGCCGTTCAGATGTCCGCCCGATCCCGTGCCATTCAAGAGTTCGTCTTCCTCTTTTAGCTTGAGGAAGTAACGGCCTCGGCCGTCGATATAACCCTGAAGCGCCGTGCTATCGCTGAGAACTTGATTCGAGATGGGGAACCAGTGCGCCAGAGTTCTGACAGGTTCGTTCAGAAGCTCGAACGCCATGGCCGATTCAGCCTTCGCGACATTTTCGTAAGCCGCCGGGCTCGAATCGACACCCTGAATTGCGCCTGCATTCGTCGAAGACGCCTCGCGGCAATACTCAATCATGTTGCTGTTAGTGGCGGTGACGGTCAGCAAATCGCGAATCGTCAATCGCTGCTGGCCCGGCCCGACAATTCCAGGCATCCGGTAAGCCTGAACCAATGGCTGATTCAGTCCTTCAGCGTTAACGATCGCGGTCTTTGTGAAGAAACTTTTGACGGAGATATTGCCGGTTTCTTTCATTCCCCGACTGGCGAAATCTTTAAAGACATCGCTCTCCACGACGGTACGACCTGCCGACTTGAATTCGCCGGAACCGCCCCCAAAAGTGCTCTTGGAGAGCTTGTCTTCGATGCCCCTAACCCTGTCTTTCAGGTCGCCCACGTCGGCGCCGGCTTCGTTCTTGAACTTTTCGACGGCGGCTTCCAGTGCCTTAACTTCCGCTAAAACTGCCTCTTTAATTTCCATGATGACTATTCCTTGCGCCCACGCGAGACGTGGGAACGCACACAAAATGTGTTTTTGAGATTTCGCTCGCGTGGTAGGACCGGCGCGTTAGCGGTACATCGGCGGGTTTCGCAGTATCGAGTGTTGCCGGTTCGATTGTCGGCGTAGGCAGGGAGCCTAGGTGACGCTCGAATGGTGCTCTCGAATCGCTACTACGAAAATGCAATTCCATTGTAACTTAGCTCCAAAACATTTTCAGGTGGAAATGTTTTATTCAATACGCACCAAAGTACTAGCCCTGCGACTCGCTTCGCGGTTCGAGCATTTCCGCAATGCCGTAGCTGCGCAGAATCGCCTCCAACTTGTGGACTCGTACGCTCAGTTCTGTGCACCGATCCGCGAGAATTGAGTCTTGAATATCGTGGTCCCCAAGTCGGTCGACGAAAGCTTTCTGGTGGCGATCATGGGTTTCGGACATGGCTGCCACAAACCGTGCCAACCTTTTGACCTCCAGGTCGACTCCGACGATGATTCCCTGCAACGTCTCTAATCGTTCCTTAATCTGCTCGTCCATCGCTGCTCCTTGCCCCGTAGGGGCCTAAAGAATCCCGGTGACGTTCCTAAATCGGCACCGTTCGCAAGTCGCGTGAGAAAATCCCGCGAAATTAATTCGAAAAAACCGTTTTCCCATTTTGTGGAAATGCGCGAAAACGTGGCGAAAGGTGCTGCGTCAGGATGCTGGCGAGATCTGGAGTGCCCCCTGGGGTATACCCTCCCTAAGTCATTGATAAGTAAGGGGCATCTCAATCTCTGGCGCTTTCCAAATTCAGAACCGTGCGATAGTCGAATTTCTCTTCCGACAAAATCCAAGCGCCCAAATGTGCGATTTTGGAGATGAAAACGGCCTAAATTTCGCGTTTTTTCGCTCGAAATCGGCATATCAGCACCACGATTGCGGCATCCTGGCACGGAACAGCGATGCTTGCGGGCGCTGTAACTCATATCCCTAACCGTTCCTTATCCGCGGTCGAGATGCCCGTTGCAATCCTGAAGGCGCAATAGCTGGATCCGTTGTGCTTGCGCATGTCGGTGAGCCGCGCAGAGGCCAATACCTTCAGGCAATGAGTGCAGTAGATCTGGCCCCTGCCGCCAGGTAGGGCTGCGAAGCCGTAACGCTGCGGTGATATGCGCTGATTCATTGCTGAATCTCCCCACCAGTACCGAGTACCGCCTCTAAAGAGGCGGGTACTCCTGGTACCGGTACTGCTGGTACTGGGTACTGCTCGGTACCGCTGGTACTCCTGGTACCGGTGCCAATTGGGAAGTAGCAGATTGAGCCCCTGATGCTGCGCTCTGATCGCCATAACTTCCCATCGTTCTGCTTGAGCAGTTGGAATCCGCGCGTCCGCCCAATGTGGAGTTTCTCGACAATCGCGCTTTGACTCATTCCCGGTGTGTCTGTGATAGTTCCGAGAATTGCAGCGACATCATCGCGACGCTCGATTGCGGCCGGAGCATCGGTTACTGCAAACGTTCCATTGATAAAGTCGGGGCGGATGGTGACGCGAGGCTTGTCACCGAATCGGTTCTTTACGCATTCCAGCGTGATTAAACCATCGGCATCCATCGACTGCAGGAAGGCA is a window encoding:
- a CDS encoding phage major capsid protein; the protein is MEIKEAVLAEVKALEAAVEKFKNEAGADVGDLKDRVRGIEDKLSKSTFGGGSGEFKSAGRTVVESDVFKDFASRGMKETGNISVKSFFTKTAIVNAEGLNQPLVQAYRMPGIVGPGQQRLTIRDLLTVTATNSNMIEYCREASSTNAGAIQGVDSSPAAYENVAKAESAMAFELLNEPVRTLAHWFPISNQVLSDSTALQGYIDGRGRYFLKLKEEDELLNGTGSGGHLNGLIQNATAYDTGYNASGDTYIDTLSHAITQINDSLYEADAIVVNNKDFEKIRLTKTAGTGITSGTYILGDPRIATLPTLWGLPLVSTKSIAEGTFLVGAFQMGAVLWDREQASVAVSREHSDFFVRNMSAVLFEERLSLTVFQSDAFAYGSYPAAS